From a single Brassica napus cultivar Da-Ae chromosome C9, Da-Ae, whole genome shotgun sequence genomic region:
- the LOC106416922 gene encoding terpenoid synthase 28-like, translating to MDGLPDYLKSVVKFVFGTFQEFEREIGSELGGLYSLEVTIEYVSNRNDFFFGNDVIIVITIHLQTFESFQFKIYMRSNLQLAKWASVDHLPSFEEYLDVAGIEIAVVFTLACVLMAMENICKEEAYEWLKSREKLVRAMTTKARVPNDMFGYEDDMSRGYLTGSVNCYKKQYGVSEEEAFRKLRQLTAEIDKMMDEELLKPINVPRQVLKVVMIDTLRAINVAYDKRDGFNRRDGHLKNITSM from the exons ATGGATGGACTACCAGATTATTTGAAATCAGTGGTTAAGTTTGTATTTGGTACATTCCAagaatttgaaagagaaatTGGGTCAGAATTGGGAGGGCTTTACAGTTTGGAAGTTACAATTGAATACGTAAGCAAtcgtaatgattttttttttggaaacgaCGTAATTATAGTAATAACTATACATCTTCAAACTTTTGAGTCATTCCAGTTCAAGATATATATGAGAAGCAACCTTCAACTCGCCAAATGGGCAAGCGTGGATCACTTGCCTAGCTTTGAGGAATACCTAGACGTTGCTGGAATCGAGATTGCTGTAGTTTTTACTTTGGCATGTGTTTTGATGGCCATGGAGAATATCTGCAAGGAAGAAGCTTATGAGTGGTTGAAATCTAGAGAAAAACTCGTTAGAGCAATGACCACAAAAGCACGAGTACCTAATGATATGTTTGGCTATGAG GATGACATGAGCAGAGGATATCTGACGGGCTCGGTCAACTGTTATAAGAAGCAATATGGAGTTAGTGAAGAAGAAGCATTCAGAAAGCTTCGTCAGTTGACTGCAGAAATTGATAAGATGATGGATGAGGAGCTTTTGAAGCCAATAAATGTGCCCCGCCAGGTTCTGAAGGTAGTCATGATCGACACTTTACGTGCAATAAATGTTGCCTACGATAAACGCGATGGATTTAACCGTCGCGATGGACATCTCAAGAATATAACGTCTATGTAA